A stretch of Flavobacterium sp. N1994 DNA encodes these proteins:
- a CDS encoding GNAT family N-acetyltransferase yields MIVIERNRDDHFEAVRAIAKEVWPVAYGAILSQAQLDYMMEMMYSVSSLQLQSGAKKNYFILAKENENVVGFASYEFNYGKKPKTKIHKIYILTSQQGKGIGNQLIDYIANEAKNRHQKGLVLNVNKKNIATRFYERIGFSVSFEEVIDIGNGYVMDDFVMERPI; encoded by the coding sequence ATGATAGTAATAGAGAGAAATCGAGATGACCATTTTGAAGCTGTCAGAGCTATTGCCAAAGAAGTTTGGCCTGTAGCTTATGGTGCTATTTTAAGTCAAGCTCAATTGGACTATATGATGGAAATGATGTATAGTGTTTCCTCGTTGCAACTTCAATCGGGTGCTAAGAAAAATTATTTTATTTTGGCAAAAGAAAACGAAAATGTAGTAGGCTTTGCTTCCTATGAATTCAATTATGGTAAAAAGCCTAAAACTAAAATTCATAAAATCTATATTCTAACCTCTCAACAAGGTAAAGGAATTGGAAACCAGCTTATAGATTATATTGCCAATGAAGCAAAAAATCGTCATCAAAAGGGGTTGGTTTTGAATGTAAATAAAAAAAATATAGCCACCCGTTTTTATGAAAGGATTGGTTTTTCCGTTAGCTTTGAGGAAGTTATTGATATTGGTAATGGATATGTTATGGACGACTTCGTAATGGAAAGACCCATTTAA
- a CDS encoding DUF1801 domain-containing protein: MQSKALNPEQYLLELPEERKEAMNKLRKTIKDNLPKGFEEVMSYGMLGYVVPHSIYPNGYHCNPKLPLPFINLASQKNFIALYHMGVYANKELLDWFVAEYPKHSTTKIDMGKGCLRFKKLDTIPYEFIGQLVAKITVEDWIAQYEKMWKNR; this comes from the coding sequence ATGCAATCTAAAGCACTAAACCCCGAGCAATACTTGTTGGAACTCCCTGAAGAAAGAAAAGAAGCCATGAACAAACTTCGGAAAACAATTAAGGACAATCTTCCAAAAGGTTTTGAAGAAGTAATGAGTTATGGTATGTTAGGGTATGTTGTGCCTCACAGCATCTATCCCAACGGATATCATTGTAATCCAAAATTGCCTCTCCCTTTTATCAATTTAGCTTCTCAAAAGAACTTTATTGCCCTTTATCATATGGGTGTTTACGCCAATAAAGAGTTATTGGATTGGTTTGTTGCCGAATATCCAAAACACAGTACAACCAAAATTGATATGGGGAAAGGATGTTTGCGTTTTAAGAAGTTGGATACCATTCCTTATGAATTTATTGGCCAACTGGTAGCTAAAATAACGGTAGAAGATTGGATTGCTCAATATGAGAAAATGTGGAAAAATAGATAA
- a CDS encoding DUF3667 domain-containing protein, whose amino-acid sequence MSKSPLRKDKTCLNCRHVVDQRYCPNCGQENTDTRKTFHHLFIHFFEDLTHYENAFWKTIKNLLFRPSSLTKEYLSGKRLSYLAPVRLYIFISFVTFFLVAVLPNASENLVNINQTKTTSTVENNKVKIDTIGNKTIGLKELLSKGDAADSLDNNKNKEEDHFINMGYKSVKELDSLQKYGKKKDRLDPVEYWITRKIQNVNDHNTRAEIVEKLFESASHNFPKVLLIYMPLFAFFLWLFHGKKRWYYFDHGIFTLHYFSFLLLIYLIMFLSSSTLSLFGEARIIIIIKGIVRFIGSIWMFYYFFPAHHRFYGETRWISFFKSITLFFINMIFIIIILALFFIYTLINIH is encoded by the coding sequence ATGTCTAAAAGTCCGTTAAGAAAAGATAAAACCTGCTTAAATTGTAGACACGTTGTTGACCAAAGATACTGCCCTAACTGTGGTCAAGAAAATACGGATACTCGAAAAACATTTCATCATCTTTTTATTCACTTCTTTGAAGATTTAACGCACTACGAAAATGCGTTTTGGAAAACTATAAAAAACTTATTGTTCCGTCCTTCTTCGTTAACTAAAGAATATCTTTCGGGTAAGCGTCTTTCTTATTTAGCTCCAGTTCGACTGTATATTTTCATCAGTTTTGTAACCTTTTTTTTAGTGGCCGTTCTTCCCAATGCCAGTGAAAACTTAGTGAATATAAATCAAACTAAAACTACATCAACCGTTGAGAATAACAAAGTCAAAATTGATACTATTGGTAACAAGACCATAGGTTTAAAAGAGCTTTTGTCAAAAGGAGATGCAGCCGACTCATTAGATAATAATAAAAATAAAGAAGAAGATCATTTTATCAATATGGGGTATAAATCAGTTAAAGAGTTAGATTCCCTTCAAAAATATGGCAAGAAAAAAGACCGATTAGATCCTGTTGAGTATTGGATAACCCGAAAAATTCAGAATGTAAACGACCATAATACCAGAGCAGAAATTGTAGAAAAGCTTTTTGAATCTGCAAGTCATAATTTTCCAAAAGTATTACTGATTTACATGCCGCTTTTTGCTTTCTTCCTTTGGTTGTTTCATGGCAAAAAACGTTGGTATTATTTTGATCATGGAATCTTTACCTTGCATTATTTTTCATTCCTCCTCTTGATTTATTTAATCATGTTTCTTTCATCAAGTACCCTTTCCTTATTTGGAGAAGCAAGAATAATTATCATTATCAAAGGGATTGTCAGATTCATAGGTTCCATTTGGATGTTCTATTACTTTTTCCCAGCGCATCATCGATTTTATGGAGAAACCCGATGGATTTCTTTCTTCAAAAGTATTACGTTGTTCTTTATTAACATGATTTTTATCATTATTATACTTGCGTTATTTTTTATATATACTCTAATTAACATTCATTAA
- a CDS encoding M28 family metallopeptidase yields the protein MRKTIALLLLIVIFTNCSTTKTATKSITSEDYFKTITTESLRTNLTVIASDEMQGRDTGSEGQKKAGRYMIDFYKSHGISFPKGATDYYQHIPAAYLNAKYNENLNDSENIWAFIEGSEKPNEIVVVSAHYDHVGVKKGEIYNGADDDGSGTVAIMEIAAAFQKAKNEGHGPKRSILILHMTGEEHGLHGSRYYSENPLFPLTNTVADVNIDMIGRRDDFHKESNNYVYVIGSDYLSTDLFNVCEDVNKKYNFFSLDYKYNDKNDPNKFYYRSDHYNFAKYGIPVVFLFNGTHADYHKPTDEVNKIEFDTLTKRAQYGFAIAWEIANRKDKLVVDKKDNP from the coding sequence ATGAGAAAAACAATTGCTTTGTTGCTACTTATTGTAATCTTTACTAATTGCTCTACGACTAAAACAGCAACAAAAAGTATAACTTCTGAAGACTATTTCAAAACCATTACAACCGAAAGTTTACGTACTAATTTAACTGTAATAGCTTCTGACGAAATGCAAGGAAGAGACACTGGTAGTGAAGGTCAAAAAAAAGCAGGTCGTTATATGATTGATTTCTATAAAAGTCATGGCATTAGTTTCCCAAAAGGAGCCACCGATTATTACCAACATATTCCTGCAGCCTATTTAAACGCCAAATACAATGAAAATTTAAACGACTCCGAAAACATTTGGGCCTTCATAGAAGGATCTGAGAAACCAAATGAAATTGTAGTAGTTTCAGCTCACTATGATCATGTTGGAGTAAAAAAGGGAGAAATCTACAATGGTGCTGATGATGACGGTTCAGGAACAGTAGCCATTATGGAAATAGCCGCTGCATTTCAAAAAGCTAAAAATGAAGGTCACGGACCAAAACGTTCTATTTTAATTCTTCACATGACAGGAGAAGAGCACGGTTTACATGGCTCAAGGTATTATTCTGAAAACCCTTTGTTCCCTTTAACTAATACTGTTGCCGATGTCAATATTGATATGATTGGCCGTCGCGATGATTTTCATAAAGAAAGTAATAACTACGTCTACGTTATAGGTTCCGATTATTTGTCTACCGATTTGTTTAATGTTTGTGAAGACGTCAATAAAAAATACAACTTCTTTTCTTTGGATTATAAATACAATGATAAAAATGATCCTAATAAATTTTATTATCGTTCAGACCATTACAACTTTGCCAAATATGGGATTCCTGTCGTATTCCTTTTCAACGGAACTCATGCCGATTACCACAAGCCTACAGATGAAGTAAACAAAATAGAATTTGATACGCTTACTAAAAGAGCCCAATATGGTTTTGCTATTGCTTGGGAAATTGCCAACAGAAAAGATAAATTAGTAGTAGATAAAAAAGATAATCCATAA
- the bshB1 gene encoding bacillithiol biosynthesis deacetylase BshB1 — protein sequence MKLDILAFGAHPDDVELGCSGTIAKEVSLGKKVGIIDLTRGELGTRGSVEIRDSESSLAAEILGISVRENLNMRDGFFVNDEAHQIEIIKMIRKYKPEIVLCNAIRDRHIDHGKGSKLVSDACFLSGLRKIETTFDGNNQEAWRPKVVYHYLQWENIEPDFVVDITGFLDQKTDAILAYASQFYSENSKEPVTPIATKNFLESIHYRSQDFGRLVGVEHAEGFTVERYLAVNSLSDLK from the coding sequence ATGAAATTAGATATATTGGCTTTTGGTGCGCATCCAGATGATGTTGAATTAGGTTGTAGTGGTACTATTGCCAAAGAGGTTTCGCTTGGAAAAAAAGTGGGGATTATTGATTTGACAAGAGGTGAATTAGGTACTCGGGGGTCTGTTGAAATTCGGGATTCTGAGTCTAGTTTGGCTGCAGAAATATTAGGGATTTCGGTTCGTGAAAATCTAAATATGCGTGATGGTTTTTTTGTAAACGATGAAGCGCACCAGATAGAAATCATTAAGATGATTAGAAAATATAAGCCTGAAATAGTGCTTTGTAATGCCATACGTGACCGTCATATTGATCATGGTAAAGGGAGTAAATTAGTTTCGGATGCTTGTTTTTTATCAGGTTTGCGAAAAATTGAAACCACATTTGATGGTAATAATCAAGAAGCTTGGCGACCAAAAGTAGTGTATCATTATTTACAGTGGGAAAATATTGAACCTGATTTTGTAGTAGATATTACTGGATTTCTTGATCAAAAAACAGATGCTATTTTAGCGTATGCTTCTCAGTTTTATTCTGAAAATTCGAAGGAACCCGTAACGCCAATTGCTACTAAAAACTTCTTGGAAAGTATCCATTATCGTTCTCAAGATTTCGGAAGGTTAGTAGGGGTAGAACATGCTGAAGGTTTCACTGTAGAAAGATATTTGGCAGTCAATAGCTTAAGTGATTTAAAATAA
- a CDS encoding chorismate-binding protein, with amino-acid sequence MTDLFIKVKTHQEQKLPYVLFCKPNSDKIVGVFQKNDHLYFLETFEEKGFVLAPFDADEVPYIPLEHANVYIDNVTSIDYFFETETTDSTDSTGKDFFEEVVAKGVNAILQNQFSKVVISRKEEVAVPNFDIENTMRKMIHYYSNAFKYCFFHPKIGTWIGASPEQFLNAQGTTIKTVALAGTQLASKAKNVVWEEKEKTEQQMVTDFIVEGLEGLVKEITISSPYSLRAGNLWHIKTDISAKLKSNKSIKKLIYALHPTSAVCGLPKQAAKDFIIENEGYNREYYSGFLGELNIDFVTFRTLHTDLFVNLRCMKIIKDKAQLFIGCGITKDSIPEREYLESVNKSMTMKKIIN; translated from the coding sequence ATGACCGATTTATTCATAAAAGTTAAAACACATCAAGAACAAAAACTACCTTATGTGTTGTTTTGCAAACCCAATTCGGATAAGATTGTTGGTGTTTTTCAAAAAAATGACCATCTTTATTTTTTAGAAACTTTTGAAGAAAAAGGGTTTGTTTTAGCCCCATTTGATGCTGATGAAGTTCCTTATATTCCCTTGGAACATGCAAACGTATATATCGACAATGTTACTTCAATTGATTATTTTTTTGAAACAGAAACTACCGATTCAACAGATTCTACGGGAAAAGATTTTTTTGAAGAAGTTGTAGCCAAAGGGGTCAATGCTATTCTTCAAAATCAATTCTCAAAAGTCGTTATATCCAGAAAGGAAGAAGTTGCTGTTCCTAATTTTGACATAGAGAATACTATGAGGAAAATGATTCATTATTATTCTAATGCATTTAAATATTGTTTTTTTCATCCTAAAATTGGTACTTGGATAGGAGCCTCTCCAGAACAATTTTTAAATGCTCAAGGCACTACAATTAAAACAGTGGCGCTTGCTGGAACACAATTAGCCTCAAAAGCAAAAAATGTGGTTTGGGAAGAAAAGGAGAAAACGGAGCAACAAATGGTAACCGATTTTATTGTGGAAGGTTTAGAAGGGTTGGTTAAAGAAATTACTATTTCTAGTCCGTATTCATTAAGAGCTGGAAATTTGTGGCATATCAAAACGGATATTTCCGCCAAATTAAAATCGAATAAAAGTATTAAAAAATTAATCTACGCTTTACATCCCACTTCGGCGGTTTGTGGATTGCCCAAGCAAGCGGCAAAAGATTTTATAATAGAAAATGAAGGCTATAATAGAGAATATTATTCGGGTTTTTTAGGAGAGTTAAATATTGATTTTGTTACTTTTAGGACCTTGCATACAGATTTGTTTGTTAATTTGCGTTGTATGAAAATTATCAAAGACAAAGCCCAATTGTTTATTGGTTGTGGCATTACAAAAGACAGTATTCCTGAGCGGGAATATTTGGAAAGCGTCAACAAATCGATGACTATGAAAAAGATTATAAACTGA
- a CDS encoding PaaI family thioesterase, with the protein MSFDKEKMLQLCNDWCKNTLMDTLEIEYIDAGEDYLTAKMPVNPRVHQPMGLLHGGATVALAESVGSAASFLFINTEKQEVRGIEISANHLRSKREGTVYCTAKIIHKGRSIHLWEIKITDEEGKLVSLCKLTNMILPRR; encoded by the coding sequence ATGTCATTTGATAAAGAAAAAATGCTCCAACTTTGTAATGATTGGTGCAAAAATACTTTGATGGATACTTTAGAAATTGAATACATTGATGCAGGCGAAGATTACTTAACTGCAAAAATGCCTGTTAATCCAAGAGTACATCAACCTATGGGATTGCTTCATGGAGGCGCTACAGTTGCCTTAGCAGAAAGTGTTGGAAGTGCAGCTTCCTTTCTGTTTATTAATACAGAAAAACAAGAAGTTAGAGGAATTGAAATTTCGGCGAATCACTTAAGAAGTAAAAGAGAAGGAACTGTTTATTGTACCGCTAAAATTATTCATAAAGGCAGAAGTATTCATCTTTGGGAAATTAAAATTACGGATGAAGAAGGAAAATTGGTTTCGCTTTGCAAGTTGACTAACATGATTTTACCTCGAAGATAA
- the purL gene encoding phosphoribosylformylglycinamidine synthase codes for MIHFFGNESTTVFAIQSQNELSAETISKLNWLFDNANKIEKSVLTDFFIGPRAAMVTPWSTNAVEITQNMGIEGIIRIEEFEKVPADFTDFDPMLSQKYSELNQDIFTINIKPEPILEIDDIATYNQQEGLALSSEEVSYLNDVSKKIGRKLTDSEVFGFSQVNSEHCRHKIFNGTFVIDGQEKETSLFKLIKKTSAENPNDIVSAYKDNVAFIKGPRVTQFAPKSADKPDFYETKEFDSVISLKAETHNFPTTVEPFNGAATGSGGEIRDRLAGGQGSLPLAGTAVYMTSYSRLNQSRVWENGMIERNWLYQTPMDILIKASNGASDFGNKFGQPLITGSILTFEHEEENRKLGYDKVIMQAGGIGYGKLDQSIKKKPTPGDKIVILGGENYRIGMGGAAVSSSDTGAFGSGIELNAIQRSNPEMQKRAANAIRGMVESEVNRIVSIHDHGAGGHLNCLSELVEETGGLIDLDKLPVGDPTLSAKEIIGNESQERMGLVIGQKDIDTLQRIADRERSPMYQVGEVTNNNRFTFKSKSTGASPMDFALEDMFGSSPKTIMADKTIKRNYTDLEYIQENIPSYLEQVLRLEAVACKDWLTNKVDRCVGGKVAKQQCVGPLQLPLNNVGVMALDFNGKEGIATSIGHSPISALINPTAGSRNAIGEALSNIIFAPLKDNLKSVSLSANWMWPCKNEGEDARLYEAVQACSDFAIELGINIPTGKDSLSMKQKYPNDEVIAPGTIIISAAGNCSNITKVVEPVLQKNGGSIYYINLSQDDFKLGGSSFAQVLNKIGNDTPTIKNADFFKRAFNTIQNLIKDRQIVAGHDIGSGGLITTLLEMCFADTTLGAKIDFSSFEEKDLVKILFSENIGIVLQAKDDTLFEKTLNGMEFFKIGTVIESNSLEIKINSGITTYNIQQLRDIWFETSYLLDQKQTKNNKAKERFENFKNQSLNYKFPEHFSGIKPIIDNSKPRPKAAIIREKGSNSEREMANAMYLAGFDVKDVHMTDLISGRETLEEIQFIGAVGGFSNSDVLGSAKGWAGAFKYNEKANTALKKFFQREDTLSVGICNGCQLFMELELINPEHEIHGKMKHNDSHKHESIFTSVKVQENDSIMLKSLAGTTLGVWVSHGEGKFHLPEPENQYNIVAKYAYEGYPANPNGSDYNTAMLCDTTGRHLVMMPHIERSTFPWNWAHYPTDKKDEVSPWLEAFVNARLWIDNR; via the coding sequence ATGATTCATTTCTTCGGAAACGAAAGTACTACTGTTTTTGCCATTCAATCGCAAAACGAACTTTCAGCAGAAACTATCTCAAAACTAAATTGGCTTTTTGATAACGCAAATAAAATAGAAAAATCCGTCCTGACGGATTTTTTTATTGGCCCACGTGCCGCTATGGTGACCCCTTGGAGTACCAATGCTGTCGAGATAACCCAGAACATGGGCATAGAAGGCATTATCAGAATAGAAGAATTTGAAAAAGTTCCTGCTGATTTTACAGATTTTGATCCTATGCTTTCGCAAAAGTATAGCGAATTAAACCAAGACATTTTTACCATCAATATAAAACCAGAACCTATTCTAGAAATTGACGATATAGCCACTTATAACCAACAAGAAGGTTTAGCCTTGAGTTCAGAAGAAGTGAGTTATTTGAATGATGTTTCGAAAAAAATAGGCAGAAAACTAACCGATTCTGAAGTATTTGGTTTCTCTCAAGTGAATTCAGAACATTGCCGTCACAAAATTTTTAATGGAACCTTTGTCATTGACGGTCAAGAAAAAGAAACCTCTCTTTTCAAATTAATCAAAAAGACATCAGCAGAAAATCCTAACGATATCGTTTCTGCTTATAAAGATAATGTAGCTTTTATCAAAGGACCAAGAGTTACTCAATTTGCGCCAAAAAGTGCTGACAAACCCGATTTCTATGAAACCAAAGAATTTGATTCTGTCATTTCCTTAAAAGCCGAAACGCATAATTTCCCAACAACCGTAGAACCTTTTAATGGAGCCGCAACAGGTTCTGGAGGTGAAATTCGCGATCGTTTAGCAGGAGGACAAGGTTCTTTACCATTAGCAGGAACTGCTGTTTATATGACATCTTATTCTCGATTAAACCAAAGTAGAGTTTGGGAAAACGGAATGATAGAAAGAAACTGGTTGTATCAAACGCCTATGGATATCCTAATCAAAGCTTCTAACGGAGCTTCTGATTTTGGAAACAAATTTGGACAACCCTTAATCACTGGTTCTATCCTAACTTTCGAACACGAAGAAGAAAACAGAAAACTCGGTTATGATAAAGTCATCATGCAAGCTGGTGGAATTGGATATGGAAAATTAGACCAATCCATCAAAAAGAAACCAACTCCTGGGGATAAAATTGTTATTCTTGGTGGAGAAAATTACAGAATTGGTATGGGAGGCGCCGCCGTTTCTTCTTCAGACACTGGTGCTTTTGGCTCCGGAATCGAATTAAACGCTATCCAACGTTCTAATCCCGAAATGCAAAAACGAGCGGCTAATGCTATTCGCGGTATGGTGGAAAGTGAAGTAAACCGTATTGTTTCCATACATGACCATGGTGCTGGTGGACATTTAAATTGTCTTTCTGAATTGGTAGAAGAAACCGGAGGTTTGATTGATTTAGATAAATTGCCAGTGGGAGACCCTACACTTTCAGCCAAAGAAATCATCGGCAACGAATCACAAGAAAGAATGGGATTAGTCATTGGTCAAAAAGATATTGATACCTTACAACGTATCGCTGACAGAGAACGTTCACCAATGTATCAAGTGGGTGAAGTCACGAATAACAATCGATTTACATTCAAAAGTAAATCTACTGGCGCTTCACCAATGGACTTCGCTTTAGAAGACATGTTTGGCAGTTCACCAAAAACGATTATGGCCGACAAAACCATAAAAAGAAATTATACAGATTTAGAATATATTCAAGAAAATATTCCAAGCTATTTAGAGCAAGTGTTACGTTTAGAAGCTGTAGCTTGTAAAGACTGGTTAACCAATAAAGTTGACCGTTGTGTAGGCGGAAAAGTAGCCAAACAACAATGCGTTGGTCCATTACAGCTACCTCTAAATAATGTTGGAGTAATGGCTTTAGATTTTAATGGCAAAGAAGGAATTGCAACCTCAATAGGACATTCCCCAATTTCAGCTTTAATCAATCCAACTGCGGGTAGCCGAAATGCTATTGGCGAAGCATTATCCAATATTATTTTCGCTCCTTTAAAAGACAATCTCAAAAGCGTTTCTCTTTCAGCCAACTGGATGTGGCCCTGCAAAAACGAAGGGGAAGACGCCCGCTTATATGAAGCCGTTCAAGCCTGTTCCGATTTTGCCATCGAATTAGGAATCAACATTCCAACAGGAAAAGATTCCTTATCCATGAAACAAAAATATCCGAATGACGAAGTGATTGCTCCGGGAACTATAATCATTTCTGCAGCAGGAAATTGTTCCAATATTACCAAAGTGGTGGAACCAGTACTGCAAAAAAACGGGGGGTCCATTTACTATATCAATCTGTCGCAAGATGATTTCAAATTGGGAGGAAGTTCCTTTGCTCAAGTTTTAAATAAAATTGGAAACGACACACCTACTATCAAAAATGCTGATTTCTTCAAACGAGCTTTCAACACCATTCAGAATTTAATTAAAGACCGACAAATAGTGGCTGGTCACGATATAGGAAGCGGTGGTTTGATTACTACTTTGTTAGAAATGTGTTTTGCAGATACTACTCTAGGAGCTAAAATCGATTTCAGTTCTTTTGAAGAAAAAGACTTAGTGAAAATTTTATTCTCAGAAAATATTGGGATAGTACTTCAGGCAAAAGACGATACTCTATTTGAAAAAACATTAAATGGAATGGAGTTCTTCAAAATAGGAACTGTGATTGAAAGCAATTCATTAGAAATCAAAATCAACTCTGGAATTACAACTTACAACATCCAGCAATTAAGAGACATTTGGTTCGAAACTTCCTATCTACTCGATCAAAAACAAACCAAAAACAACAAAGCCAAAGAACGCTTTGAGAATTTCAAAAACCAATCTTTAAATTATAAATTTCCAGAACATTTTTCAGGTATAAAACCAATAATTGACAACTCAAAACCTCGCCCAAAAGCTGCCATCATTCGTGAAAAAGGCAGTAATTCCGAGCGGGAAATGGCAAATGCAATGTACTTAGCGGGATTTGATGTAAAAGATGTTCACATGACTGATTTAATCTCGGGTCGCGAAACGTTAGAAGAAATTCAGTTCATAGGAGCTGTTGGTGGTTTTTCTAACTCTGATGTATTAGGTTCTGCTAAAGGTTGGGCTGGCGCTTTCAAATACAACGAAAAAGCGAACACGGCATTGAAAAAGTTCTTCCAAAGAGAAGATACGCTTTCAGTCGGAATCTGTAATGGATGTCAATTGTTCATGGAATTAGAGTTAATCAATCCGGAACACGAAATTCATGGCAAAATGAAGCACAACGATTCACATAAACATGAAAGTATATTTACTTCCGTAAAAGTTCAGGAAAACGACTCTATTATGCTGAAATCACTAGCTGGAACAACTCTTGGGGTTTGGGTATCACACGGAGAAGGAAAATTCCATTTGCCAGAGCCAGAAAATCAATATAACATTGTAGCCAAATATGCCTACGAAGGTTACCCAGCTAATCCAAATGGCTCTGATTATAATACCGCTATGCTTTGTGATACAACTGGTAGACATTTAGTAATGATGCCGCATATCGAACGCTCGACTTTTCCGTGGAATTGGGCTCATTATCCAACAGATAAAAAAGACGAAGTATCGCCTTGGTTAGAAGCATTTGTTAATGCAAGATTGTGGATTGATAACAGATAA
- a CDS encoding porin family protein, translating to MKKGILVIALITIATTNAIAQNESTSTTTTDNRENLFFGLKGGVNLSNVYDSEGQDFVADAKFGLAVGGFISIPILGKYIGIQPEVLFSQKGFKSTGTFAGSTYEMTRTTDYIDIPLLVSFKPIESVSVLFGPQFSYLLKQKDDFKGGTISSTQQQDFSNDNFRKNTFCLTGGADFNLDHIVIGVRAGWDVTNNNGDGTSTTPRYKNMWYQATLGYRF from the coding sequence ATGAAAAAAGGAATCTTAGTAATCGCATTAATTACAATAGCAACAACAAATGCTATTGCTCAAAATGAGTCCACATCAACAACAACTACCGATAATCGAGAAAATTTATTTTTTGGATTAAAAGGAGGGGTTAATTTATCTAATGTATATGATTCAGAAGGGCAAGATTTTGTTGCTGATGCTAAGTTTGGATTAGCTGTAGGAGGTTTTATCTCTATTCCTATATTGGGAAAGTATATTGGTATTCAACCAGAAGTTTTATTCTCCCAAAAAGGATTTAAATCAACTGGGACATTTGCTGGTAGTACTTATGAAATGACCAGAACTACTGACTATATAGATATTCCACTTTTGGTTTCCTTTAAACCTATAGAAAGTGTTTCGGTGTTATTTGGTCCACAATTTTCTTATTTGCTAAAACAAAAAGATGATTTTAAAGGAGGAACCATTTCCTCTACCCAACAACAGGATTTTAGTAATGATAATTTTAGAAAAAATACTTTCTGTTTAACTGGAGGAGCCGATTTTAATCTAGATCATATCGTCATTGGTGTTAGAGCAGGTTGGGATGTAACCAATAATAATGGAGATGGCACTTCTACCACACCGCGTTATAAAAATATGTGGTATCAGGCTACCTTAGGGTATCGATTTTAA